One Osmerus eperlanus chromosome 13, fOsmEpe2.1, whole genome shotgun sequence genomic region harbors:
- the gpm6aa gene encoding glycoprotein M6Aa yields MEEDMEEGQNQKGCLECCIKCLGGIPYPSLIATILLYAGVALFCGCGHEALSGTVTILQNYFEVVRSPMDSLDVFTMIDIIKYVIYGIASAFFVYGILLMVEGFFTSGAIKDLYGDFKITTCGRCVSAWFIMLTYIFMLAWLGVTAFTSLPVFMYFNIWTICQNTTMLEGVTLCLDPRQYGIVPIAEAKTVCTKSEKFYKMCESNELDMTFHLFICALAGAGAAVIAMIHYLMVLSANWAYVKDACRMQKYEDIKSKEEQELHDIHSTRSKERLNAYT; encoded by the exons gatgcCTGGAGTGCTGCATCAAATGCCTGGGCGGGATCCCCTACCCGTCTCTCATCGCCACCATCCTGCTGTACGCCGGGGTGGCCCTGTTCTGCGGCTGTGGGCACGAGGCCTTGTCGGGCACCGTCACCATCCTGCAAAACTACTTTGAGGTGGTGAGGAGCCCCATGGACTCTCTGGACGTCTTCACCAT gATTGACATCATCAAGTACGTCATCTACGGCATCGCCTCGGCCTTCTTCGTGTACGGCATCCTGCTGATGGTGGAGGGCTTCTTCACCAGCGGGGCCATCAAGGACCTGTATGGAGACTTCAAGATCACCACTTGTGGACGCTGTGTCAGCGCCTGG TTCATCATGCTGACGTATATCTTCATGCTGGCCTGGCTGGGGGTGACGGCGTTCACCTCCCTTCCGGTCTTCATGTACTTTAACATCTGGACCATTTGCCAAAACACAACCATGCTGGAGGGGGTTACCCTATGTTTGGACCCGCGCCAGTATG GGATCGTGCCAATTGCTGAGGCCAAAACAGTGTGTACTAAATCTGAGAAGTTTTACAAGATGTGTGAATCGAACGAG CTGGATATGACCTTCCACCTGTTCATCTGTGCTCTGGCTGGGGCGGGAGCTGCAGTTATTGCTATG ATCCACTACCTGATGGTGCTCTCAGCCAACTGGGCGTACGTGAAGGACGCCTGCAGGATGCAGAAGTACGAAGACATCAAGTCcaaggaggaacaggagctCCACGACATCCACTCCACCCGCTCCAAGGAGCGTCTCAACGCCTACACATAA